The Candidatus Tanganyikabacteria bacterium nucleotide sequence GAAGCAGGACAAGGCAGCTGACATCGTCCACCGCCTGCACGACGAGATCGTCGCGTCGGTCATCGGCCTTCTCGATGAACGCGAGACCGGCCACCAGATCGACGATTCCGCGGTCGAGCGGATCGCCGAGGCCGTCAAGACCAAGATTCTCAAGGAACAGCTTAGCTGAACACCAGGCCGCAAGCCGGCCTATGCCAAACCGCCCCTGGCCGATCCCGGCCAGGGGCTCATCGCACGAGGAGGTAACAATGGACATCGACCTGAGGACCGCCCTCCCACCACAGATCACGGCCAGGAAGTCGGCCATGATGCTCGACCTCAACGGCGGCACCGTCTCGCTGGCGGTGGAACTCTTCAACCACGGGGACAGCCCGATCGAGAGCGTGACGGCCTCGCTCGCCATCCAGGACGAGTGCTGTGACGTCAAGGCCATGGCCGAGACCGCGACTGGCCCCGTGGAGCCGCTTGAGGTCCGCCTGGTGAACTTCACGCTGCCCGTGATCGTCGCGGACTTCGTCAAGCTCGACTTTCGCGTCGAGGTCGGGCGCCTGCCACGGCGGCCGTAAGCGAGGACCGGCCGTGAGGCCACGCCCGCCGCCGCATCGCCGCGGATCTCGCACAGCCCACCCGGCCCGGCCGGGTGGGCATCTGCAAGGAGAAGCACCTTGTCCACAGTCCCGCTCACGCTCTCGGCATCGCGTGCCAGAGCCTTCGCCACCTGTCCCCACCGCTTCGCCCGGGACTACGTCGATCGCCTCCCGGACGGCGAGCGCGCGGCTACCCCGGAGCTGGCCTTCGGCGCCTCGATACCCATGGCCCTGGCCGAGTTCTTCCGCCAGGGTGGGCGCTCCCAGGTCTCCCTCAGCGAACGCGTGGGCATGCTCCGTGCCAGCTGGGACAGCCGGCACTATGCCAATGCCGAGGAGGAGCAGGCGCAAGTCAGGCGCGGCATCGAGATGATGCGGCGATTTCACGGCGGGGGCTTCCCCGGCGACGCCGCTGAGTTCGTGGCCATCGAGCGCCTTCTCTCCTGGCCGCGTGCCCACCGCGGCCTCATTGCGACGGGCAAGCTGGACCTGGTCTGCCCCTATCCCCCCAGCCTTCTCGATGTCGTGGACTTCAAGACCGGCGCGATAGTGCTTACCCCCGAGGAGGCGATGTGGGACTTCCAGGCCGTTCTCTATCGCTCCCTGGCGGCCAGCGGGTTCAGGGAGCTGCGGCCGTCCACGATCCGGGTATCATCTCGCTACCTCGACCCCGGGGCCAACACGTCTCTCGAGTTC carries:
- a CDS encoding PD-(D/E)XK nuclease family protein; translation: MSTVPLTLSASRARAFATCPHRFARDYVDRLPDGERAATPELAFGASIPMALAEFFRQGGRSQVSLSERVGMLRASWDSRHYANAEEEQAQVRRGIEMMRRFHGGGFPGDAAEFVAIERLLSWPRAHRGLIATGKLDLVCPYPPSLLDVVDFKTGAIVLTPEEAMWDFQAVLYRSLAASGFRELRPSTIRVSSRYLDPGANTSLEFQEEDFLIAWERVEAVARQISAAMAVFRSGASLEEALPRKNGRQCQTCPIRLACGSDGQVPIPGEESLHGPVLG